In the Flavisolibacter tropicus genome, one interval contains:
- a CDS encoding glycosyltransferase: MIKVTYIISDINKALAFEWTAQYIDKKRFHLSFILLNPGQSDLFEHLLTSGFEVISIPCNGKKDWPLVLWRVFKIFKQLKPDIVHCHLIQANIIGLFASRLAGIKKRIYTRHHSSLHHKYFPKGVWWDKLSNKLATHIVAVSKTVQNILIDWEKADAHKVKLIPHGFLLESFAEVNRERVLAFKRRNDINESQFVIGVISRLTEWKGVQYIVPAFKTFFQRHPNTILVLLNAQGDYEKEIKQLLKAIPEANYRLITFEDDIAAAYKAMNVFIHVPIDEHSEAFGQIYVEALAASIPSIFTLSGIAADFIREGCNAFVVPFRDSAAIYKQLKKISTDYENAKSVAYQGTKDVQQRFSLDKMIKSLENLYDS, from the coding sequence GTGATTAAAGTAACCTATATAATTTCAGATATAAATAAGGCATTAGCCTTTGAATGGACCGCACAGTATATTGATAAAAAAAGATTTCATCTCTCCTTTATCCTATTAAATCCTGGTCAATCAGATTTATTTGAGCATCTTTTAACTAGTGGATTTGAGGTAATATCTATACCGTGTAACGGTAAAAAAGATTGGCCGTTGGTACTATGGAGAGTATTTAAAATATTTAAACAACTGAAGCCTGATATTGTTCATTGTCATCTCATACAGGCTAATATTATCGGGCTTTTTGCTTCTAGGTTAGCAGGGATTAAAAAGCGAATTTACACAAGACACCATTCTTCGTTGCATCACAAATATTTTCCCAAAGGAGTATGGTGGGACAAACTTTCAAATAAGCTGGCTACCCATATTGTTGCTGTATCTAAGACGGTTCAAAACATTTTAATTGATTGGGAAAAGGCTGATGCTCATAAGGTTAAGTTAATCCCACACGGGTTTTTATTAGAATCGTTTGCAGAAGTTAATAGAGAGCGAGTTCTAGCCTTTAAAAGACGAAATGATATCAATGAATCACAATTTGTAATTGGGGTTATTTCTAGGCTCACAGAATGGAAAGGTGTTCAATATATCGTACCTGCATTTAAAACCTTTTTCCAGCGACATCCGAATACTATTTTGGTGCTATTGAACGCTCAAGGTGACTATGAAAAAGAAATAAAGCAGTTGTTAAAAGCAATTCCTGAAGCCAATTATCGTTTGATTACATTTGAAGATGACATTGCTGCTGCATACAAGGCAATGAATGTATTCATTCACGTTCCAATCGATGAACACTCAGAAGCATTTGGTCAAATTTATGTTGAAGCATTAGCCGCCAGCATACCATCTATATTTACATTGTCTGGCATTGCCGCTGACTTTATTAGGGAGGGGTGTAATGCATTTGTAGTTCCGTTCAGAGATTCTGCAGCTATTTACAAGCAATTAAAAAAGATTTCAACAGATTACGAAAACGCCAAATCTGTAGCTTATCAAGGTACTAA
- a CDS encoding glycosyltransferase family 2 protein, with product MTVSVIIPTYNGGHKLPKLLKALEHQTFKGFELLIVVDGSTDSTIEVLKNLQSTLPFTVIEQTNKGRAAVRNNGAKAAKGQLLIFFDDDMMPLDDCVEKHFYHHQQHPVSILTGGLQEPIDKNTPDFSIYKSFLSKKWTDQLESIKDGLLKPESIFLTAANFSISRQTFLAIGGFDEQLFDAEDFDLAVRAAKAGVYLYFKPNVFAWHHDIINCSTYIRRQRQYTMSHQKLVELKPWLKKEDFIRPLQKPEGFKRWVFLLFCFRSWIKASDKGLLRFLPKKVRYRVYDLIVTANGVFFPEKVPL from the coding sequence ATGACCGTTTCGGTTATTATACCAACTTATAATGGTGGACATAAATTGCCTAAGCTTTTAAAAGCGCTGGAGCACCAAACATTTAAAGGGTTCGAATTACTTATTGTAGTGGACGGATCTACCGATAGTACTATAGAAGTACTCAAAAATCTCCAATCAACATTACCTTTTACAGTCATTGAACAAACGAACAAAGGAAGGGCGGCTGTTCGAAACAATGGAGCAAAAGCGGCAAAAGGGCAACTACTTATTTTTTTTGATGATGATATGATGCCCTTGGATGACTGTGTAGAGAAACATTTCTATCATCATCAACAGCATCCCGTCTCTATTCTTACCGGTGGTTTGCAGGAGCCAATAGATAAAAACACACCAGACTTTTCTATTTACAAATCTTTCTTAAGTAAGAAGTGGACGGATCAGTTAGAAAGTATTAAAGACGGATTATTAAAACCGGAGAGCATATTTCTTACTGCAGCTAACTTTTCAATCAGTCGACAAACTTTTCTTGCTATAGGCGGGTTTGATGAACAGCTTTTCGATGCGGAAGATTTTGACTTGGCTGTACGAGCTGCAAAAGCCGGCGTTTACTTATATTTCAAACCAAACGTTTTTGCTTGGCATCATGATATCATCAATTGCAGTACCTATATACGTAGGCAACGGCAGTATACTATGTCCCATCAGAAACTGGTTGAGCTAAAGCCTTGGCTGAAAAAGGAAGACTTTATAAGGCCTCTACAAAAGCCTGAAGGCTTTAAAAGATGGGTATTTCTTTTATTTTGCTTTCGCTCTTGGATTAAAGCATCTGACAAAGGCCTTTTGCGATTTTTGCCCAAAAAGGTACGATACAGAGTATATGATCTTATTGTAACAGCTAATGGCGTTTTCTTTCCGGAAAAAGTACCCTTGTGA